In Metopolophium dirhodum isolate CAU chromosome 5, ASM1992520v1, whole genome shotgun sequence, the sequence cttaaaaattattaagtaactGCCCTTCAAAACCATGTTCAACGCGCCACTAATTATGAtggaaaaatgaataattaaatttttttttttatatatttaggattatttattgatatttttgcgGTTGCTACTATAAAAGCATTTGTTCGTCGCCGTCGACCTGTAGGCAACAAGAATGATCAATGGGTTACAATTGGCCCTGATGTCTACTCTTTTCCGTCAGGACACGTGTCTAGagcattttacatattattttatttttataaattgtatccGTTAAATGAATTTATGGTATTGTTTTTATGTGTTTGGGCAGTTGCTGTGGCTTTTAGTCGAATACTTTTAAGACGTCATCATTTATTAGATGTAATTGCTGGCGCTGTATTAGggtattttatatcatttgtAGTATCTGTAATTTGGATCGACCAAATTACAGCCGAGTATTTGGTATCGTATGTGTCAGATGATAAATTGGAGGGTGGAGAATATCATGtgtaaattttaactaaacatttatattataataaaaaaaatatatttaaaaaatattaaaaataatataattataatgtgtaaaatcaagaaatatattgtacatttttaatagacTGGAAGGctgtttgaatatttattaaaatgtgtatctaaaatgtaataataaattgtatgtgaTTGTTTCAATATTTCTGAATTTATAtgattgtattgtgtatattcaCGAAGGATTctatctgtaaaaaaatatacttgttaaaattatatttagaaaataaagtaaaaatgcatcacataaaatcaatttttataaaagttctgtctaaaatacaaaattgttattctgttatgtaaaaaaatcttttgttggttcatattaattgatttaaccAGATGTATTCTTGGTTCTTAcactataaataaattgaaattataacagcagaatgaaacattaaaatacaaatatataataagccCATTGAAACATAACTGTACACAAAACAAAAgctaaaaattacataatattgtaaaatatgtatatgaatgtaagtaataattaattgcatatacttaatttataagcAAACCATTAATACATCAATACATTGATATGATGGGAAATAGTGTTAAGAATACCATGATTTAAATATGCAGAAAAGTTTGGAATTAACTATTCAACCGTCATCTCATGCCTACATTCCTTGTTTGCATCTCTTGACTTTTTATACTttgcttatatttttaactaagcacaaatcattattattcattaatttattaatatgaataatttctgataattcaataatgtattttcttcatgtatttatattatgtaagtaattactcatttttatttactttgttGTAGATGCCAAAGGGCAAAGAGTAATCATgttattatgaacaattttaattgagGAATAAATTCCAACAAtataaaatgatgaaaataatattttaaatggaataCAAATTGAAGGAGAAACTATTTCCATGATACGTTTCACTGACGTATGTACTCGGAATAGTCTGAGAAAAACAATCATTAATGGATATCATTAGAGTGAGAAGATAGTAGGACATGCACAACAAGACATCCAGAACTCCATAGTACAATAATAGAGAGCATAATTGAAGGGAAAATACCACCGGAAGTGTCTGAGACTACCTTGCAACACAATGATTGGGCAATTAAAGATAAACGAGGGAGCTGGAAGCTATAGTGATCTCACTTAAACAAATGGTGAGCAATTATGATAAACGAAGAATGGGAGCTGCAAACAAACCtggattggaaaaaaaaaaaaaataataactacaaatAACAGACTACGAGTCCTGGAGGGATTTATAAgggttttttttaaccattccccgggtttttttttttgcttattctATTTTGTACtcctaatttttaattattatatagctatcaGTAATTTATACATCTCAtttaatatcttttttataTTCCTAACATGTAATTATCTTTGAATGCCAAAATATTACAGACACacatattaagtttaaaaaaagcgggtaagtgtatgtcgctctgctgtacagtagtttacaagtgggtcactgtattggatgatgttaaatttaaattcaatgatataatatcattgtataacaaaaacggtcagtcagcctatgatattatcaagtatatttgatgatattattgtgaataaagcaatttatacattgtttacctatttacatggaaccttgttttaaatttttaatcctcagctataaaagatgaacattttctacatttttaacaacaaaataatttttaaattttaaatttgactaaTGTTGTCAaaacttaaactttaaatgcttataaaaaaaattgtgcctatgaagatttaatattttttaactgctattgtaacaatatatcaggagccttgcattaaattttcacgctttttttttacccaacaaaaaatttttttttgataattaaagataaaaaaactgaaaaaattgaaaactgacaatgtttgtaaacagcccaaaaagagtcaaaattttatggtgtttagaaaataaaaatatgttcattcagtaaaattttcatgcatctaaagttacaattttttgaataacaacaaaataacaaaaccattaCATGAGAGAAAtggagtgaatatccaatattggatatattataaaaatatgaatttcaaacgctcataaaaatttaatttgcttgtagtttttttttttttgataaaggtagaaaaacttatgaggaatcttgtattacattttcaaaccttagatctaaaaaaaaaatttttataaattctcaactcaaaataatttcctaatttttgtcatttttctgtattttgtcaagatttgaactttaaatgcttataaataaaaactgaataaggatttttaatatttttcaaatgtcattgtaacaatatatcaggagctttgcattaaattttcaagcttttttacccaacaaattaagttttattgacgtgcatttgttttaaagtcacaccaaaaaccaaaatcaattttgcttaaaaattctttcttaattttcatgttgtttttcccggcacgtttgaaaactattgagaatttttaaatttgacccccaaatgcactaactagattcactttcccatcaaacaagatagaGTTGAAGAAAATTAAAGCAGTTTTGATGCTCCAAactgtgatgacagacacaaaaaaaaaaacacttcattttaaaatcaatacattagtcggtccgctcagaatctaaaatgatattattaataataaacctgATAGACTATACACTTGTAATTCAATAACAGTTAGAAACATAAATACACACGAAAATAGCACTTAGAaccacaattataaattataactaataatggtAATATCTTAACCAagtatcaattattaaaaataaattacaatgtaataatttatagattgagattttgtttttaaattttaaaatactaatgaaTATGATGTGtgtactttaaataaaatatatgttacctTTAGGGATATATTGTGTTTAGTTGtcaatataatacttttaaggACCCTATGGACAgaatttatctttatattattcaaagcaGTTTatgaatacacatattatattatgttatataatttaaaaaccatatcAGCTGACAGCCGTCCACCAGAACTATATAGTTTCTGATCAGTaggataatacatttatgttcaattttaaaacaatttcagattattatttatgtttatttccagttatattatacaaaaatgtaatacaacttTTACGTCATGAGCTACTTTTAATATATCCTATGATGATTTGCATGAATATGAATCTTAAGTATAAATTGTTAGAATATTTCACGTAAATACTGAAGTAACACAGAAGcttgtttgtaataattttattgaaatcaaTAATCTATTAATGctttcaaaaaagtattaatttataattctatttacaaaagcCATCATAGTAACCTTTGTGCATCTCTAccagtaaaataattaagtaaacatttttttgataccGTGTtcctaattaaatttatattttgtactattaattatattttaacttggCGGAATTTTTACTTAAGAACTTAATAGAATAGTTTACATAAATGAAGACCAAAACCTAAATAGGAAACAAATGTTAAAACTAACCACCTCCAAAAAACTGATCAATTTGTAGACATTATACACTTTTTGAatgaataattgaattatattaaatattatcaaataataaatatccaatTAAGTTCTTGTGAATTAAATCGcaagataattataattgtaatttccTTACCAACATATTCAAGgatttaagtaaaaatacatcatataataaaatacagtttttaatagaaaaaatatactatattaggtaAATGGAAAGTATAAATTTtaacgtattaaataataaatgagaaATTAATAAGGTCAAGGTCttacaaataatttagtaaCTATTTATTAGAACATcaatacaaacaaacaaattggttgatattatgatgattgttgcaaaaaaaaaaaaaaaaaagagaacatTGTCTAGGaacattattatagaaaatacaatacattctataattgtattattacgtTGCAATGAGGGAAatcttataacaatattaatagtaccagaattatgattaatagttaattttttaaataaattctgccagttttaattcattattcgACATACAAAagcattactattattattatatggaaaatacattttcagcctttaaaagtaaaatacattttcaatacaatGGTGTTACATCGAGTAATGACATAAAAGACCGTCAACATAAAAGTTTACAAATCTTCAATTAGTTTTTCACAACAAAAAATTCactcaacaatttttaaatgttaataatacatataatatgcgtgttacaagttaaaaaaattataaaaatataaattaattactaattagcctCGTTGattaacaacaaattaaaagtttgaagaataatgtaaaaatatttgtgttattattagttgtataacaaatattatttattaaaagtggGCTAGAGCCAacattatgcatttaaaattagtattttatagtgAACGACCATTAGTGCAAATTTTATGAAgatgtcatatttttttttataaatttataaattaatttaattattctgtTTTTAATTCTACCTTATAATTGCAGTCATATTTAGGATTAGTATAAATTaacaaaagttaataaaatacagcaataaatatgtaacaaataataaGCTACCACCTGTTAGAAAAGGCGAGGTTTAACAGATTACCATAATTGAGTGTGAAAATTCTTGATATCTAGTTTTGGATGAGCGTGGTTTGATTTCTGACCATCCCCTTCATCCATAACTTGATGATGATGTTGTACTTCAACGTGATGCTGCACTTCAACATGACGTTCCTCTTGATGCTGTTTATTTTCTCGTTGTTGATGTTCAACTCTAGATATgatcaaaacaatattaatttatacatacttttaaaagttatagtaaggttaatatttcattatttatcttttttttttacctatctACATGTCCGTTTTCATTTTGAATTTCTGCTGGTTTAGCTCCATATagtatctaaaatgtattacaataattaacaaatgaaaaagaagttaaaaaaattaggaatTAAGATAAATACATTTGCCATGCAATCTTGTTGTCTAGCTGCACCATGACGTCCAAATGTCGGTTGACTTTTATATCCAGTTgagctatataaaaaaatattgatacacacacaatacatacatttgtaataactaaaacACTGTAAACTTACCGATTGTCATTAGCAGATTCTTGTTCAGATGGATCTAGTGAgagataaataaatagaaatagaaataaataaacttgtacaaatataaaaatattaacggtACCATTACCTTCAAAAAATTCTTCAAAAATTACGAAATTGTTGCCTTGATTAACTAGTTTGGATAAGTTGAAATATTTCCATAAGAATTGTAAAAGTTTATTTGTAGGTTGATCAACAGCTAATTGTCTTGCTTCAATTTGATTATCCTAAAAACCatagaaaaacattaaaataaaattggacttaataaatttttttttgatattttaatacttttagcATGTAATCCATGAGTTTTATTCCATATCCATGACGTTGTCGGGTTTCATGAATGTAAAAATCAAGTAAACAGTAGACCATTGCTTCAGTTCTTGAaccttttttattaaataaatacaactttttCCATCCCATTTTTAACAAACCAACCACAACAAAATGTCTGAAATACAATTaggtaattgatattatatatttttaaatcctaatgttattaatttattaccctGGTGATGTTTGTTCTGTcatcaagtataaaatatgatcaGAACGCATGAGTTTTTCAGCTGAAGTAATTGGAGATTTTAACTCTTGAGCAATTCCTGAAGCTATTCCCATTTTATCCAAAACATTAGATATCATGCTTTGCAATCTATAAAAATgagttacatttatttaatatattattaaactcaaCTTCACTTTTtagagtatttataaataataaatagctaATCACCATATAACATAAATGCAATCAAAATTGGAATAAcccttaaatttaataatgattattaatatatttttgatattgttattattattattaggtatcttATTATACTAGTACATAACGGggtacataatgattaatgagcATTTagcatgacaaaataaattatacatatttatgttgACATGACAAATAGGTAGATAGTTATTTACTTGCAGctctatacattaattattagttatcataattaatattcaattaatagtttaaaaaacatCATTTAGATGCACATTGAATACTGATTAGTTGAtttcatatacataaatatataatgttcatTCTTTCCTTAACtgtttagttaattaaatatgaaataggtataatatatatttaattaactaacaataattcataaaaccaataattaagatattgtaggtaccttgggaaaaaatataaataaacatatgttTAGAAAGTTTCATAAGCGGTTGACTATATATAGCAAAACAACATTGAAtatccaatatattatttaaaattagtacaAGCAATGGCGGGCATTAAAGAAAATCCTGATTAGTGAAACAGATTTTACCATAGGTACAACAATTAATTACCACTGctgttaaaaatactttataagatgtgggtaggtacttatagttggaacttaatataatgatttttaacacacacacacacacactcacacatcagatgtatttagaaaaaaagacaCGTTTggtagtaaataaaatatgttagtcAAAGGGGCACATCAAATTACAATCATGCAATAAATCAAGCCCCCGGTTGCATGCTTTGGTGGGCACAGCGATTGTCCTGTTAAGGAGTATCAtcagaataataaattgtcgaGTTGCACGAAGAATGGAATAGTATTAGAGACCAGTAAAACACGACAGTTGCAAATACTCGGCTACGATATCTCAGATAATATCGACGAAATCGCTATAGTATGGTGTAGGGACTTAGAATAATGGTAGTatgttatgttaaaaatacaacGCGTGACACGCGGAGTAGACATGGTTACCATCGATTGTGTACTATATAGTTacaaaatgcataaaaatactTACTCTGGGTCGTCTTTTTGGTAGCCGACTGGCAACAATGAGTTGTCGATTTTGATGATCTGATCGTGGGCGATATGGCTCAGATCGAATTGGAATTCCATGGCGTTGGGTTTTTGTAGCTTTTTGGTGAACTGAAATAAGCGAACCGACGGGAGTCGCTTTCTATGTTATTTCGAGTGAATACAAAAGAGAAAAATCGAAAAAACCCGTGGATTATATAATAAGACAAATTAGTGTCGAGACGCAAACGTTAAATGACGGACGGAAATAAAATGCGTTACGAGCGGCTAGCGAGAGGTGAACAAACAGAGAGAGGAAGTGGAACCGTTACCTGTGGATTTCACGGACGACAGAGAAAAATTACAGGTCTACAATATTACATCTACAGAGTAttgtattgactattgagtgTTCCGTTTACGGTTAACCGTTGTACATGCTTACGTgataaagaataatttaaacACGATTAACGGCAGCCTATGACGGTATCGCCAATAATAGGTTTTGTTGGCTGCACTGTAATTCATTTTTACCgctgttgtttaaaaaaataattcagtagtattattattattattttataactcgGTAATATTATTCTCCTGCGGAATGTTGTACGCTGAATCTCTCTATcacctaaaaaatattaacatatttatttagtaaatataatcCTTATGGAAAATAAAGAAAAGTGTGTATAGGTAACCGCAGTACCGCACTGGCTGTAGTGCTGTACAGTTGTAGGTGGTACAGACTACAGTTACGTGGTCGTCGATTAAGTCATTGTAATGTGGGCCAAAGGGAGTCAGGGGAGACTTTGAGACTGCgcctccccttaaaaaaaaacctactatagttgtaaataataattggttaaaaataaaaatgtatggaagtatttttatctgaatcgaaaaaatattaaatcgctTTCTttgtacgtttataatattattatcgaagtccacaaaatgtaaaacatctaaatagttatttcgacggatatattattttagtgattCGGACGACGGTCGCCGGATTCGGTGAAACTGCCGCCCGACAGTAAGTTGCAAtcgtaatatattgtaatgttatcACTTGAAGGGGCCGTGGATAATAGGCCGCGGATTATCATAGAACAATGGTATTGTATAGGTGCTATTGAAACTAGGTTCACACAATATACCGTGTCACAACGGTATATCGTTAGCAACGGTGcatagtcataactcataatttattacgtttaataataattgtagaagCTAATTAAAATTTAGTCCCCCCAAAATATTTACTAGCGAACCGCTACTCCATGCGTAGGTTGGTTAGTTGGTaggtatgtgttaaatttaaattcaatgataaattatcgtATACGAAAAAGCAAGATCGACTTTCGCGTCAGCGTacgaaactaataataattagtgtattttatcatttttatgatatatttattttgtcatagtagtaatttattttacaaatagtaagacggtaagttaaattaatttttccagaATGTGGCAGATTATACATTgcttttattaaacttttaaatatttaattattatattattagctagTAGGTAGTACATTTATTCAAAGtgtacacttattattatataaaaataagtgtacactttgaataaattgtataactcaagatccaccaaaccgatttcgataaaaatttcaggacacatcaagattgatatgtagatagtttctgtgaagtttttacgctgtgggataagtggttccggagttatggcctcttaagtgcacacccggcgacatggccaaaaacaacaacaacgtctatacaattatttttatttatatatataacccatagcaaccattaaaaaacaaaaatttgctaATAATGTTAtgctaatatttataaatatattcagaCATCTTTGATTAATtacccaaaatatttttggaatttttacgATTTCTTATTAATATGGTTACGTATTTTATGTTTCTCCCTCGTCCAATCAATGTTAGAATATGGATGAATAATTTCGTATCCACATGACCACATCGAGGTCATCCATAAGTCATTACTCAATAGTCATTAATCATAATGAACTAACTGGAACGACTACAAAATCACTGACAAATGTGATGGTGTATAATTGATTGTCTATATAAAACCCCTtgtgattatttttaacacCGCTACGTATTTGGCCATTGCACATCAATCTTAAcgataattgtttaattttattaatgcgttttgatgcataatatacaacacATTTTGGTTTctcaaaactaatttttaactatttcacACCAGAAAATATTGCATATAGCCATAACATTTTTGCAATAAGGCATTATATTAGGTTACATCTTTTAATGCACATTCTATAAGATTGCATTGTTTAATtccatttttacttaaatattagacatttaattatctaatacgattaataaatatgtaataatttaacacTTGTATTCTGTAAGAAAACTAAGAAATGAGTCCTAGTGTAGGATtggatttgaataaataattcgtaacgcatttgaatatttgataatttattacaattattttaaatgtgtatgtttagcaattttaaatttggtacctAGTAAAAGATGGACCAATTGATGTCATCATATAAAAGGAAGATGATTAGTTATCCTACAATTTAATGGTAAGGCTTTACTaaagtactaattattatacacacacctAAAGATGTTAGAAGTAACACACATGCAATTTCTCATGTGTGTCACT encodes:
- the LOC132944879 gene encoding polyisoprenoid diphosphate/phosphate phosphohydrolase PLPP6 — encoded protein: MSLKRNVPPPVKGILDIDSKLTSVICNSISRFLPVRSFTTYYKGLEYSCHGIVWIACWLTFIWFAWSKSLFQMQVNLLIGLFIDIFAVATIKAFVRRRRPVGNKNDQWVTIGPDVYSFPSGHVSRAFYILFYFYKLYPLNEFMVLFLCVWAVAVAFSRILLRRHHLLDVIAGAVLGYFISFVVSVIWIDQITAEYLVSYVSDDKLEGGEYHV
- the LOC132944878 gene encoding alpha-tubulin N-acetyltransferase 1-like isoform X3, coding for MEFQFDLSHIAHDQIIKIDNSLLPVGYQKDDPELQSMISNVLDKMGIASGIAQELKSPITSAEKLMRSDHILYLMTEQTSPGHFVVVGLLKMGWKKLYLFNKKGSRTEAMVYCLLDFYIHETRQRHGYGIKLMDYMLKDNQIEARQLAVDQPTNKLLQFLWKYFNLSKLVNQGNNFVIFEEFFEDPSEQESANDNRSTGYKSQPTFGRHGAARQQDCMANILYGAKPAEIQNENGHVDRVEHQQRENKQHQEERHVEVQHHVEVQHHHQVMDEGDGQKSNHAHPKLDIKNFHTQL
- the LOC132944878 gene encoding alpha-tubulin N-acetyltransferase 1-like isoform X2; translation: MEFQFDLSHIAHDQIIKIDNSLLPVGYQKDDPELQSMISNVLDKMGIASGIAQELKSPITSAEKLMRSDHILYLMTEQTSPGHFVVVGLLKMGWKKLYLFNKKGSRTEAMVYCLLDFYIHETRQRHGYGIKLMDYMLKDNQIEARQLAVDQPTNKLLQFLWKYFNLSKLVNQGNNFVIFEEFFEDPSEQESANDNRSTGYKSQPTFGRHGAARQQDCMANILYGAKPAEIQNENGHVDRVEHQQRENKQHQEERHVEVQHHVEVQHHHQVMDEGDGQKSNHAHPKLDIKNFHTQL
- the LOC132944878 gene encoding alpha-tubulin N-acetyltransferase 1-like isoform X1, producing MEFQFDLSHIAHDQIIKIDNSLLPVGYQKDDPELQSMISNVLDKMGIASGIAQELKSPITSAEKLMRSDHILYLMTEQTSPGHFVVVGLLKMGWKKLYLFNKKGSRTEAMVYCLLDFYIHETRQRHGYGIKLMDYMLKDNQIEARQLAVDQPTNKLLQFLWKYFNLSKLVNQGNNFVIFEEFFEDPSEQESANDNRSTGYKSQPTFGRHGAARQQDCMANILYGAKPAEIQNENGHVDRVEHQQRENKQHQEERHVEVQHHVEVQHHHQVMDEGDGQKSNHAHPKLDIKNFHTQLW